A DNA window from Rossellomorea marisflavi contains the following coding sequences:
- a CDS encoding acyltransferase — MRRTTRYPVEGANSLWHVYKTVPFAKVVKNFLVIQAARYTPFLALKNRLYRTFLKMEIGEQTSFALMVMLDVMFPEKISVGRNTVIGYNTTILAHEYLIKEYRLGNVEIGSEVMIGANTTILPGVAIGDGAIVSAGTLVHKDVPPGAFVGGNPMRIIYTKEELADRWNDDEIYGTAKTGRD; from the coding sequence ATGAGACGGACGACAAGGTACCCGGTCGAGGGAGCGAACTCCCTATGGCATGTGTACAAAACCGTCCCCTTCGCCAAAGTGGTGAAGAACTTCCTTGTCATACAGGCAGCGCGGTACACCCCGTTCCTCGCATTGAAGAACCGGCTTTACCGCACGTTCCTCAAGATGGAGATCGGGGAGCAGACGTCTTTCGCCCTGATGGTCATGCTGGACGTCATGTTCCCGGAGAAGATCTCCGTCGGCCGGAATACGGTCATCGGCTATAACACGACCATCCTTGCCCACGAGTATTTGATCAAGGAGTACCGGTTGGGGAACGTTGAGATCGGTTCCGAGGTCATGATCGGAGCAAACACGACGATCCTCCCCGGTGTCGCCATCGGGGACGGAGCCATCGTGTCTGCCGGAACCCTCGTGCATAAAGATGTGCCCCCGGGTGCCTTCGTCGGAGGAAACCCCATGCGCATCATCTATACAAAAGAAGAACTCGCCGATCGCTGGAATGACGACGAGATTTATGGAACCGCCAAAACCGGAAGGGACTGA
- the ppaX gene encoding pyrophosphatase PpaX, with protein MRKITTILFDLDGTLIDTNELIISSFLHTLNHFYPGDYDRESVLPFMGPPLQESFGKLNPEKCDDMCAHYREHNRAHHDELVTEFEGVTETIETLHDQGYKLAIVSTKSRMMVIRGLELMGLKPYFDVIISLDEVEHPKPHPEPVQKALEALGSKPEEALMVGDNHHDILGGRNAGVLSAGVAWSAKGKAHLEQYEPDFMLDTMKDILAIVGAE; from the coding sequence ATGAGGAAGATTACAACCATACTGTTTGACCTGGACGGAACACTGATCGATACAAACGAACTGATCATCTCTTCGTTCCTCCACACCTTGAATCACTTTTACCCGGGTGATTATGATCGCGAGAGTGTCCTCCCGTTCATGGGGCCGCCCCTTCAAGAATCATTCGGAAAATTGAATCCGGAAAAATGTGATGACATGTGTGCCCACTACCGGGAGCACAACCGGGCGCATCACGATGAACTCGTAACGGAATTCGAAGGGGTCACGGAAACGATCGAAACCCTTCATGATCAGGGCTACAAGCTTGCCATCGTCTCCACGAAGTCGCGTATGATGGTTATCCGCGGACTGGAGCTCATGGGGCTGAAACCATACTTCGATGTTATCATCAGCCTTGATGAAGTGGAGCATCCGAAGCCGCATCCGGAACCTGTCCAAAAAGCATTGGAGGCACTCGGATCCAAACCTGAGGAAGCGCTCATGGTCGGTGACAACCACCATGATATCCTTGGTGGACGGAACGCGGGAGTGCTGTCTGCAGGGGTGGCTTGGAGTGCGAAAGGCAAAGCCCATCTGGAGCAGTATGAACCAGACTTCATGCTCGATACGATGAAGGACATCCTGGCGATCGTAGGGGCAGAGTGA
- a CDS encoding nucleoside recognition domain-containing protein: protein MLGSIRTGGLVGLKTTWSLGKVIFPITLLVFILQYTPVLPWVMDRIAPFMKVLGLSGDAAIPLVLGNFLNLYAGIGGILSLDLTVKEVFIIAVMLSFSHNLFIESTVASKVGVKIWLILLVRIGLALLSAIVINLVWDGGAELAQYGMMPAEQADPDGWGQIILLGLQKAGYGVIQLAIIVIPLMMIIQIMKDLKWMDVFSRWMAPVTRALGMNANTSSTMVTGLVVGLAYGAGVMIQAVKEEGVSKRDVTLAFIFLVACHAVVEDTLIFIPLGIPVWPLLAIRLTTAILLTVTIAYFWRKVDVKKEKERQYEEDYNHTV, encoded by the coding sequence ATGCTCGGATCGATCAGAACTGGCGGCCTCGTCGGCTTGAAAACGACCTGGTCCCTCGGGAAGGTGATCTTCCCGATCACGCTTCTCGTCTTCATTCTCCAGTACACCCCTGTCCTGCCGTGGGTCATGGACAGGATCGCTCCATTCATGAAGGTCCTCGGCCTTTCTGGGGACGCGGCGATTCCATTGGTTCTGGGGAATTTCCTGAACCTCTACGCAGGAATCGGGGGAATCCTTTCCCTGGACCTGACGGTGAAGGAAGTGTTCATCATTGCCGTCATGCTGTCTTTCTCCCATAATCTATTCATCGAATCCACTGTGGCTTCCAAAGTTGGCGTGAAGATTTGGCTGATCCTGCTCGTCAGGATCGGCCTTGCCCTCTTGTCTGCCATTGTCATCAACCTTGTATGGGATGGCGGAGCAGAGCTTGCCCAGTACGGAATGATGCCTGCGGAGCAGGCTGACCCTGATGGCTGGGGACAAATCATCCTCCTTGGACTGCAAAAAGCGGGATATGGGGTGATTCAGCTCGCCATCATCGTCATTCCCCTCATGATGATCATCCAGATCATGAAGGATCTCAAGTGGATGGATGTTTTCTCGAGATGGATGGCGCCTGTCACCCGTGCCCTCGGTATGAATGCCAACACGTCCTCCACCATGGTGACGGGTCTGGTCGTGGGTCTTGCCTACGGGGCAGGGGTCATGATCCAGGCGGTGAAAGAAGAAGGTGTAAGCAAGCGGGATGTGACCCTTGCCTTCATCTTCCTTGTTGCCTGCCATGCAGTGGTAGAGGATACGTTGATCTTCATCCCTCTTGGAATCCCGGTGTGGCCGCTGCTGGCCATACGACTCACCACGGCCATCCTGCTTACGGTGACAATCGCCTACTTCTGGCGAAAAGTCGATGTGAAGAAAGAAAAGGAGCGTCAATATGAGGAAGATTACAACCATACTGTTTGA
- the lgt gene encoding prolipoprotein diacylglyceryl transferase has protein sequence MNETITPIDPIAFQLGPISVHWYGVIIGLGIALGMYMVIRESKRQGLHPDTFIDLLVWAIPIAIISARIYYVAFEWNNYYADHPEDIIKIWNGGIAIHGALIGSVLTTIIFAKVKGLSFWKLADIAAPSLIVGQAIGRWGNFINQEAHGREVSRQFLENLHLPRFIIDQMYIDGSYYHPTFLYESLWNVVVLILLLIIRRKVKSLRRGELFLTYVIGYSIGRFFVEGMRTDSLMLGDFRFAQVISIALIVVAIVTMIYRRKTGLANHYYEEKENAKS, from the coding sequence ATGAACGAGACAATCACGCCGATCGATCCCATTGCCTTTCAGCTCGGTCCCATCTCGGTCCATTGGTATGGGGTCATCATCGGCCTTGGCATCGCACTCGGGATGTATATGGTCATCCGCGAAAGCAAACGCCAGGGACTTCACCCTGATACATTCATCGATCTACTCGTATGGGCGATCCCCATCGCCATCATCTCTGCCCGCATTTACTATGTAGCATTCGAGTGGAATAACTATTATGCCGACCATCCAGAGGACATCATCAAAATCTGGAACGGCGGGATCGCCATCCATGGAGCCCTGATCGGCTCCGTACTCACGACCATCATATTTGCCAAGGTGAAGGGACTTTCCTTCTGGAAGCTCGCCGACATTGCGGCTCCGAGTCTGATCGTCGGCCAGGCAATCGGACGCTGGGGGAACTTCATCAATCAGGAAGCCCACGGCCGTGAAGTATCACGTCAGTTCCTTGAGAATCTGCATCTGCCGAGATTCATCATTGATCAGATGTATATCGACGGATCCTACTATCACCCTACATTCTTGTATGAATCACTCTGGAATGTTGTCGTCCTCATCCTTTTGTTGATCATCCGCCGGAAGGTGAAATCACTGAGAAGGGGAGAATTGTTCCTGACGTATGTAATCGGATATTCGATCGGTCGTTTCTTCGTTGAAGGCATGCGTACGGACAGCTTGATGCTTGGAGACTTCAGATTTGCACAGGTCATTTCCATCGCTCTGATCGTTGTAGCAATCGTGACGATGATCTATAGAAGGAAAACAGGTCTCGCCAATCACTACTACGAAGAGAAAGAAAACGCAAAAAGTTAA
- the hprK gene encoding HPr(Ser) kinase/phosphatase, giving the protein MAKVRTKDIMDKFHLELVGGEEGLHRPITMSDISRPGLEIAGYFNYYPAERIQLLGKTEITFLDLLDDAERKRRLESLCTDITPGIIISRELEVPPELIEAANRYDVPVMRSPMKTTRFSSHLTNYLESKLAPTTAIHGVLVDIYGVGVLITGKSGVGKSETALELVKRGHRLVADDCVEIRQEDMDTLIGNSPDLIEHLLEIRGLGIINVMTLFGAGAVRSHKRITLCINLELWDKAKQYDRLGLDEEKMKIIDTEITKLTVPVRPGRNLAVIIEVAAMNFRLKRMGVNAAEQFTNRLSDVIEDGDHDDMD; this is encoded by the coding sequence GTGGCAAAAGTGCGCACAAAAGACATCATGGATAAGTTCCATCTTGAGCTTGTAGGTGGAGAAGAAGGATTACATAGACCGATCACGATGAGTGATATTTCAAGACCCGGCCTTGAAATCGCCGGTTATTTCAACTATTATCCTGCAGAGCGGATTCAGCTTCTTGGGAAGACGGAAATCACGTTCCTTGACTTGCTAGACGACGCAGAGCGGAAAAGAAGGCTCGAATCCCTCTGTACCGATATCACCCCAGGCATCATCATCTCTAGGGAACTGGAAGTACCCCCTGAATTGATCGAAGCGGCCAATCGCTATGATGTTCCGGTCATGAGATCACCCATGAAGACGACGAGATTTTCTTCGCATCTCACGAACTACCTGGAAAGCAAGCTGGCACCGACAACGGCGATCCACGGGGTCCTTGTCGATATCTATGGAGTCGGCGTACTCATCACCGGTAAAAGCGGCGTCGGTAAAAGTGAAACCGCACTCGAACTTGTGAAACGCGGCCACCGTCTTGTTGCCGATGATTGTGTGGAAATCAGACAGGAAGATATGGATACCCTCATCGGGAATTCCCCTGATCTCATCGAGCATCTCCTTGAGATCCGTGGTCTTGGTATCATCAACGTCATGACCCTGTTCGGTGCGGGAGCGGTGAGAAGTCATAAGCGCATCACCCTTTGCATCAATCTCGAGCTTTGGGATAAAGCGAAGCAGTATGACCGCCTCGGTCTTGACGAAGAGAAAATGAAAATCATCGACACGGAAATCACAAAGCTGACGGTGCCTGTACGACCAGGACGAAATCTGGCCGTCATCATCGAAGTGGCCGCCATGAACTTCCGTTTGAAGCGGATGGGTGTGAACGCAGCCGAGCAATTCACCAATCGTCTATCAGATGTCATCGAAGACGGCGACCATGACGACATGGATTGA
- a CDS encoding phage holin family protein, which produces MRWIIGILINAVIFIALAGFFEGFQVTGIGAAILASIILSFLNVLVRPILIILTLPVTILSLGLFLFVINAITLMLTDKIMGSSFEISGFGMALVASIILSVCNLIIQKAVFEPKR; this is translated from the coding sequence ATGAGGTGGATTATAGGTATACTTATTAATGCAGTCATCTTTATTGCATTAGCTGGTTTTTTTGAAGGATTCCAGGTGACGGGGATCGGAGCCGCCATCTTGGCGAGCATCATCCTGTCATTCTTGAATGTGCTTGTCAGGCCGATCTTGATCATCCTGACGCTGCCGGTTACGATTCTTTCCCTCGGACTATTCCTGTTTGTCATCAATGCCATCACCTTGATGCTGACGGATAAGATCATGGGAAGCAGCTTTGAAATTTCAGGATTCGGAATGGCCCTCGTGGCGAGCATCATTCTATCCGTGTGCAACCTGATCATTCAAAAAGCGGTATTCGAACCGAAACGATAA
- a CDS encoding PspC domain-containing protein, with protein MKKTLARTRSDRKLAGVLGGLSRTVGIDPIILRVAFILLLIPTGFFPLIVVYALLAFVLPNEEDSIR; from the coding sequence ATGAAGAAAACATTGGCACGAACAAGGTCTGATAGAAAGCTGGCAGGGGTGCTCGGGGGCTTGTCGAGGACGGTGGGGATCGACCCCATCATCCTGAGGGTCGCCTTCATCCTGCTTTTGATCCCGACGGGCTTCTTCCCCCTGATCGTGGTGTATGCCCTACTTGCCTTTGTACTGCCAAATGAGGAGGATTCCATCAGATAA
- a CDS encoding DUF4097 family beta strand repeat-containing protein — protein MNEERKRILDMLENGTISAQEAVALLEALEKKPEEPKPKEKSFVDEFVSIFQDPDDNHKQKSTTSGSSNSKDKVVDFMNTALNKIKNFDFDFQWSQSVEVSHVFQQPEVSFDKIDIDVANGKVEIHPWSGGEVRVECDAKVYRTEDREEGLKQFHDTSSFSIDGDTLYFGTQSKWMKVNAKFYVPEHQYKKISVRLFNGGLNANNLEVEDLKAKAANGKIIVEGLKAKRADVETSNGAITLTRVSAEHVEAESINGKVLVEGDILHTDAQSLNGNIVCSLTGEKADTVHAKTVTGSVDFYVPENINISGEAKSNLGGFKMELEGIDVLEEKNEVVQKSIRFSRKTASPDKLHLFAETKTGSVLIKKYESKNVNSNKETN, from the coding sequence ATGAATGAAGAGCGTAAACGTATTTTGGATATGTTGGAGAACGGAACGATTTCTGCTCAGGAAGCCGTGGCCCTTTTGGAAGCACTGGAAAAGAAACCGGAAGAACCGAAACCGAAGGAGAAAAGCTTCGTGGATGAATTTGTTTCGATCTTCCAGGATCCGGACGATAACCACAAGCAAAAGTCGACAACATCCGGTTCGTCTAATTCCAAGGATAAAGTCGTTGATTTCATGAATACGGCCCTCAATAAGATTAAAAACTTCGATTTCGATTTCCAATGGAGTCAATCGGTCGAAGTGTCCCATGTGTTCCAGCAGCCCGAGGTATCCTTTGATAAGATCGATATTGATGTGGCGAACGGCAAGGTCGAGATCCATCCTTGGAGCGGTGGGGAGGTCCGGGTGGAATGCGACGCAAAGGTATATCGGACAGAAGACCGGGAAGAAGGCCTTAAGCAGTTCCATGATACCTCTTCCTTCTCCATTGACGGTGATACGCTTTATTTTGGCACCCAGTCCAAATGGATGAAGGTGAATGCGAAATTCTATGTGCCCGAACATCAGTATAAAAAGATCTCTGTCCGACTGTTTAACGGAGGGCTGAACGCAAACAACCTGGAAGTGGAAGATCTGAAGGCAAAGGCGGCAAACGGTAAGATCATCGTCGAGGGATTGAAGGCGAAGAGGGCCGATGTGGAAACCTCCAACGGAGCCATCACCCTCACCCGTGTCTCAGCCGAGCATGTGGAAGCAGAGTCCATCAACGGGAAGGTCCTCGTCGAAGGTGATATCCTTCATACGGATGCCCAGTCATTGAATGGGAACATCGTCTGCTCCCTGACGGGTGAGAAAGCCGATACCGTCCATGCGAAGACCGTGACGGGAAGCGTCGACTTCTACGTACCGGAGAACATCAACATATCCGGTGAAGCGAAATCGAATCTCGGTGGTTTCAAAATGGAACTTGAGGGTATCGATGTATTGGAAGAAAAAAATGAAGTGGTGCAGAAATCGATCCGCTTCTCTCGTAAAACTGCCTCTCCGGATAAGCTTCATCTCTTTGCTGAAACAAAAACCGGTTCCGTGCTCATAAAAAAGTACGAATCGAAGAATGTTAATAGCAACAAAGAGACGAACTAG
- the uvrA gene encoding excinuclease ABC subunit UvrA, with protein sequence MAQENIIVQGARAHNLKNIDITIPRDKLVVLTGLSGSGKSSLAFDTIYAEGQRRYVESLSAYARQFLGQMDKPDVDAIEGLSPAISIDQKTTSRNPRSTVGTVTEIYDYLRLLYARVGKPICPNHGIEITSQTIEQMVDRILEYPERTKLQVLAPVVSGRKGTHAKTLEDIKKQGYVRVRIDGEVEDLGEEITLEKNKKHTIEVIIDRVVVKEGVAARLSDSLESALRLSDGQVIIDVIGEEELLFSEHHACPYCGFSISELEPRMFSFNSPFGACPTCDGLGTKLEVDKELVIPNWDKTLDEHAIAPWEPTSSQYYPSLLKAVCDHYGIPMDVPVKNLPKHDMDKILHGSGKDEIYFRYENDFGQVRENYLRFEGVMANVERRYRETSSDYVREQMEKYMATQNCPSCDGHRLKEESLAVKVDSLHIGQVTAFSIQEADQFFDALELSEKDMQIARLILREIRERLGFLVNVGLEYLTLSRAAGTLSGGEAQRIRLATQIGSRLTGVLYILDEPSIGLHQRDNDRLIDTLKNMRDIGNTLIVVEHDEDTMMAADYLVDIGPGAGAHGGEIISAGTPQEVMDDDKSLTGQYLSGKKFIPLPQERRKPDGRYLEILGAKQNNLNNVKVKLPLGLFMAVTGVSGSGKSTLINEILHKSLAQKLHNAKSKPGIHKEIKGIEHLDKVIDIDQSPIGRTPRSNPATYTGVFDDIRDVFATTNEAKVRGYKKGRFSFNVKGGRCEACRGDGIIKIEMHFLPDVYVPCEVCHGKRYNRETLEVKYKDKNIADVLEMTVEDSLQFFENIPKIRRKLQTIYDVGLGYITLGQPATTLSGGEAQRVKLASELHRRSTGRSLYILDEPTTGLHVDDISRLLVVLQRLVENGDTVLVIEHNLDVIKAADYLVDLGPEGGDKGGTIVATGTPEKVAEAKGSYTGKYLKPVLERERERMKRKVREKEGVTN encoded by the coding sequence ATGGCGCAGGAAAATATTATTGTACAAGGAGCTCGCGCTCATAATCTTAAAAATATAGATATCACCATCCCGAGGGATAAGCTGGTCGTATTGACCGGCCTTTCGGGTTCAGGGAAATCATCCCTTGCCTTCGACACGATCTATGCGGAAGGTCAAAGGCGTTACGTGGAGTCCCTGTCTGCCTATGCCAGGCAGTTCCTCGGTCAAATGGATAAGCCGGATGTGGATGCCATTGAAGGGCTGTCACCGGCGATTTCCATCGATCAGAAGACGACGAGCCGGAATCCCCGTTCCACAGTAGGGACCGTAACCGAGATCTATGATTATCTCCGACTCCTGTATGCAAGGGTAGGGAAGCCGATCTGTCCGAATCATGGAATCGAAATTACTTCACAAACGATCGAACAGATGGTGGACCGCATCCTTGAGTATCCGGAACGCACGAAGCTACAGGTGCTTGCTCCCGTTGTATCGGGCCGCAAGGGAACTCATGCGAAGACCCTTGAGGATATCAAGAAGCAGGGATACGTAAGGGTGCGGATCGACGGAGAGGTGGAAGACCTCGGCGAAGAAATCACCCTTGAGAAAAATAAAAAGCACACCATCGAAGTCATCATCGACCGCGTCGTGGTAAAAGAGGGCGTGGCGGCCCGCCTATCTGACTCCCTTGAATCAGCACTGCGCCTTTCCGACGGTCAGGTGATCATCGATGTGATCGGGGAAGAGGAGCTTCTGTTTAGCGAGCATCATGCGTGCCCGTACTGCGGATTCTCGATTTCAGAGCTCGAACCGAGGATGTTCTCATTCAACAGTCCGTTCGGGGCATGTCCGACATGCGACGGTCTTGGAACGAAACTCGAAGTCGATAAAGAGCTTGTGATCCCGAACTGGGATAAGACCCTTGATGAGCATGCCATCGCTCCGTGGGAGCCGACAAGTTCACAGTATTACCCTTCCCTGTTGAAGGCGGTTTGTGATCATTACGGGATCCCCATGGATGTACCGGTGAAGAACCTGCCGAAGCACGATATGGACAAAATCCTTCACGGGAGCGGAAAAGACGAGATCTATTTCCGCTATGAGAATGACTTCGGTCAAGTCAGGGAGAATTACCTTCGGTTCGAAGGCGTCATGGCGAACGTGGAGAGACGTTACCGCGAGACAAGCTCCGATTACGTGCGTGAGCAGATGGAGAAATACATGGCTACACAAAACTGTCCGAGCTGCGATGGTCACAGGCTCAAGGAAGAGTCCCTCGCCGTGAAGGTCGATTCCCTTCATATCGGTCAGGTAACGGCCTTCTCGATCCAGGAAGCAGATCAATTCTTTGATGCGCTGGAACTTTCGGAGAAAGATATGCAGATCGCGAGACTTATCCTGAGGGAAATCCGCGAGCGTCTCGGTTTCCTCGTGAACGTCGGGCTTGAATACCTGACCCTCAGTCGGGCTGCCGGTACACTGTCAGGCGGGGAAGCACAGAGGATCCGGCTTGCGACCCAGATCGGTTCGCGTCTGACTGGCGTCCTCTATATCCTCGATGAGCCGTCGATCGGACTTCATCAGCGCGATAATGACAGGCTCATCGATACCCTCAAGAATATGAGGGATATCGGAAACACCCTCATCGTCGTCGAGCATGATGAAGACACGATGATGGCCGCCGACTATCTCGTCGATATCGGTCCTGGTGCAGGGGCCCACGGGGGAGAGATTATCTCGGCAGGAACCCCTCAGGAAGTCATGGATGATGACAAATCTTTGACCGGACAATACCTGTCAGGGAAGAAATTCATCCCGCTTCCGCAGGAAAGACGCAAACCGGACGGCCGTTATCTGGAGATCCTCGGAGCGAAGCAGAACAACTTGAATAACGTAAAAGTGAAGCTGCCCCTCGGCCTGTTCATGGCGGTGACGGGCGTCTCGGGTTCGGGTAAGAGTACCCTTATCAATGAGATTCTCCACAAATCCCTTGCCCAGAAGCTTCATAACGCCAAGTCGAAGCCTGGGATTCATAAAGAAATCAAGGGGATCGAGCATCTCGATAAGGTCATCGACATCGACCAATCCCCGATCGGCCGTACGCCTCGATCGAATCCAGCGACCTATACGGGGGTATTCGATGATATCCGTGACGTATTCGCTACCACGAATGAAGCGAAAGTGCGCGGTTATAAAAAAGGCCGCTTCAGCTTCAACGTGAAGGGCGGTCGCTGTGAAGCCTGCCGCGGTGACGGGATCATCAAGATCGAGATGCATTTCCTTCCTGATGTTTACGTCCCTTGTGAGGTTTGCCACGGGAAACGATATAACCGTGAAACCCTCGAAGTGAAATACAAAGATAAAAATATCGCCGATGTCCTTGAGATGACGGTGGAGGACTCCTTGCAGTTCTTCGAAAACATTCCGAAGATCAGAAGGAAGCTTCAGACCATCTATGATGTCGGCCTCGGCTACATCACCCTCGGACAGCCTGCCACGACCCTTTCCGGAGGGGAAGCGCAGCGCGTGAAGCTTGCATCCGAGCTTCATCGCCGCTCGACGGGCCGCTCCCTGTATATCCTCGACGAGCCGACGACGGGCTTGCATGTGGATGATATTTCACGTCTCCTTGTCGTCCTTCAGCGTCTAGTGGAAAACGGAGACACGGTCCTTGTCATCGAACACAACCTCGATGTCATCAAAGCCGCCGACTATCTTGTCGACCTTGGTCCTGAAGGGGGAGATAAAGGAGGCACGATCGTTGCTACCGGAACTCCTGAGAAGGTGGCCGAAGCGAAGGGGTCGTATACAGGTAAATACTTGAAACCTGTCCTCGAGCGTGAGCGCGAACGGATGAAAAGGAAAGTCAGGGAAAAAGAAGGCGTGACGAACTGA
- the uvrB gene encoding excinuclease ABC subunit UvrB: protein MKDQFELKSKYKPEGDQPLAIKKLVEGIKEGKRHQTLLGATGTGKTFTVSNVIKEVEKPTLIIAHNKTLAGQLYSEFKEFFPDNAVEYFVSYYDYYQPEAYVPQTDTFIEKDASINDEIDKLRHSATSALFERKDVIIIASVSCIYGLGNPEEYRELVLSLRVGMEIERNQLLRKLVDIQYERNDIDFQRGTFRVRGDVVEIFPASRDEHCMRVEFFGDEIDRIREVDALTGEIMGDRDHVAIFPASHFVTREEKMKVAIENIEKELEEQLKVMREEDKLLEAQRLEQRTRYDLEMMREMGFCSGIENYSRHLTLRPPGSTPYTLMDYFPEDFLIVIDESHVTLPQVRGMFNGDQARKKVLVDHGFRLPSAMDNRPLKFDEFEGKTNQLLYVSATPGPYELEHSPEMVEQIIRPTGLLDPIIEVRPIEGQIDDLIGEINERVEKDERVLVTTLTKKMSEDLSAYLKEIGIKVQYLHSEIKTLERIEIIRDLRLGKYDVLIGINLLREGLDIPEVSLVTILDADKEGFLRSERSLIQTIGRAARNSEGKVIMYADKMTDSMEKAISETKRRREIQEEYNEKHGITPTTIQKEIRDAIKATREVEDTEEMDGGRTNVSKLSKPERQKLIASLEGEMKEAAKALDFERAAQLRDTILELKAEG from the coding sequence GTGAAAGATCAATTCGAGCTAAAGTCTAAATACAAACCTGAAGGGGACCAGCCCCTGGCAATCAAGAAGCTGGTAGAGGGCATCAAGGAAGGCAAACGCCACCAGACGCTCCTCGGGGCGACGGGAACGGGAAAGACGTTCACCGTTTCCAATGTCATCAAGGAAGTGGAGAAGCCCACTCTTATCATTGCCCACAATAAAACGCTGGCCGGACAGCTCTACAGCGAGTTCAAGGAATTCTTTCCCGACAATGCCGTAGAGTACTTCGTAAGTTACTACGATTACTACCAGCCGGAGGCATATGTCCCTCAGACCGATACGTTCATCGAGAAGGATGCGAGCATCAATGATGAGATCGATAAGCTTCGCCACTCTGCCACCTCCGCACTGTTTGAACGGAAGGATGTCATTATCATCGCAAGTGTATCCTGTATCTACGGGTTGGGTAATCCGGAAGAATACAGGGAGCTTGTCCTGTCCCTGCGCGTTGGGATGGAAATTGAACGTAATCAGCTTTTGAGGAAGCTTGTGGATATACAATATGAACGAAATGATATCGACTTTCAGCGCGGGACGTTCAGGGTCCGCGGTGACGTGGTGGAAATCTTCCCGGCATCACGGGATGAACACTGCATGAGGGTCGAGTTTTTCGGTGATGAAATCGACCGGATCCGTGAAGTCGATGCCCTCACGGGGGAAATCATGGGTGACCGCGATCATGTCGCGATTTTCCCGGCTTCCCACTTCGTCACCCGCGAAGAGAAGATGAAGGTGGCCATCGAAAACATCGAGAAGGAGCTTGAAGAACAGCTCAAGGTCATGAGGGAGGAAGATAAGCTCCTCGAAGCACAGCGTCTGGAGCAGCGGACCCGATATGACCTTGAGATGATGAGGGAGATGGGCTTCTGTTCAGGAATCGAGAACTATTCCCGTCATCTTACGCTGAGACCGCCCGGCTCTACGCCTTACACCCTGATGGATTACTTCCCGGAAGACTTCCTCATCGTCATCGATGAGTCCCATGTGACGCTTCCGCAGGTCCGCGGTATGTTCAACGGGGACCAGGCGCGTAAAAAAGTGCTCGTGGACCACGGATTCCGCCTGCCATCCGCCATGGATAACCGTCCGTTGAAGTTCGATGAGTTCGAAGGGAAGACGAATCAGCTTCTTTACGTGTCTGCGACGCCGGGTCCTTATGAGCTTGAGCACAGTCCGGAAATGGTCGAGCAGATCATCCGTCCGACGGGTCTGCTCGATCCGATTATCGAAGTGCGTCCCATCGAAGGGCAGATCGATGACCTTATCGGTGAAATCAATGAACGGGTGGAAAAGGACGAACGTGTCCTAGTCACCACCCTCACGAAGAAGATGTCCGAGGACCTCAGTGCCTATCTGAAGGAAATCGGCATCAAGGTCCAATACCTGCATTCCGAGATCAAGACCCTGGAGCGGATCGAGATCATCCGTGACCTCCGCCTCGGAAAATATGATGTTCTCATCGGGATCAACCTCCTAAGGGAGGGGCTGGATATACCTGAAGTGTCCTTGGTGACGATACTCGACGCCGATAAGGAAGGTTTCCTCCGGTCCGAACGATCCTTGATCCAGACCATCGGACGTGCGGCCCGTAACAGCGAAGGGAAAGTCATCATGTATGCAGATAAGATGACCGATTCCATGGAGAAGGCGATCAGCGAGACGAAGCGTCGCCGGGAAATCCAGGAAGAATACAACGAGAAGCACGGCATCACCCCGACGACGATCCAGAAGGAAATCCGTGATGCCATCAAGGCCACTCGCGAAGTGGAGGATACAGAGGAGATGGACGGAGGTCGCACAAATGTGTCGAAACTGTCCAAACCGGAGAGACAAAAACTTATTGCCAGCCTAGAAGGGGAAATGAAGGAAGCGGCCAAAGCCCTCGATTTCGAACGGGCAGCCCAGCTTCGCGATACCATTCTCGAGCTGAAAGCGGAAGGATGA